CATCTTGGCCCGTTGGGCCGTCAGGCCTGAAGCACAAATTTTGAAGTTTGTCGTGAAATCCATTTTATCTCACATCCTTTAGGAAGGTACTGATGTTCCTGAATTTTCTGGCCAGAATCTCGACCGTCACGTTGTACATCAACTGGTTTTCCGCGAGGTGGGTCATTTCCTGATCCAGAGACACCTTCTCAGCCGACGCCTCCACCTTGTATTCGTTCCCCGACGGCTGAGGCATAGGCAAATGTTTCCTGTCGGTCCGAACCACATTGACGCTTTGTTCCTTGGTCATGGCGGCCAGGAGACGGTTTTTGAAATGCAGCTCCTGCGGCTGGTAATCTTCCGTGTCAAGATTGGTGACGTTGGCGGAGATCAGCTTTTGCCGCTCCGCACGGTAACTGAGCACGGAAGACAACATGGGTATCGTCTTGCCGAAAAGAAAATCCACAATCTCTCCTCTTCATTTTCTTACCGTTGATTATTTTGCAAGCAACATACCAACGTCGACGTCTGACCCGGGATCGGGTTTACGGATCACAGGGAGAGGCGATCCCTTCCCCCCCGTACTCCTGAAGCTTGTTACGCATGGTCCGGACACTGATACCCAAAATCCTGGCGGCTTTTGTCCGGTTACCGTTCACCCGGTTCAAAGCGGCAAATATCATCGATTTTTCCATCTCCTTGAGGGTAACGGGACCGCTTGGACAGGTCCGGACGTCAAGCTCCGGAACAGGCTCCGCCCCCGTTCCGGCTTCCGTCGGCGCCGGTCCGATGGGACCGTCCATATAAAGGTGTTCGGGCAGGATGATTTCATCATCGCAGATCAGAACGGACCGTTCGATCACGTGTTCCAATTCCCTGACATTACCAGACCAGGGATGCGCATCGAGGATTTGCATGGCTCCAGCCGACAAGACCGGCTTTTTTTTCTCGTTGATCCCACCGTACTTTTTCAGGAAGTACTCGCTCAGAAGCGCCACGTCGCCCTTTCTCTCCCGTAACGGCGGAATATGCACAGGAATCACGTTCAGGCGGTAGAACAGATCCTCGCGGAATTTTTTCTCCTCGATTCTTTTCTTTAGGTCCGCATTGGTGGTGGCGATGATTCTTACGTCAATGGGCGTCGGCTCCCGCCCCCCCAAGCGGTCCACCTCCCCTTCCTGAAGCACCCGCAGGAGTTTGGCCTGCAATTGAATATCCATGTCCCCGATTTCATCAAGGAGCAGCGTGCCCCCATGGGCCAGCTCGAACCGCCCCGGTTTCCTCTGGACCGCTCCGGTAAAGGCCCCTTTTTCATGGCCGAACATCTCGCTTTCCAGCAGGTGGTGGGGAATGGCGGCACAGTTGACGGCAATGAAGGGCCGGTTTTTCCGCGTGCTGTGACGATGGATATACCGGGCGAAAAGCTCTTTGCCTGTTCCACTTTCACCTTGAATCAGCACACTGGATTTGCTTTTGGCGATGCTTCGCATCAAGGCCAGCAGGGAAGTCATATTGGCGGCCTGGGTGATGATGTCCATCCTCGAGGAACCGGATATGTCCGGAGACGCGGCCTCATTCATCCTGGCCGGGCTGTTTGCCAGAACGTTTTTGACCACCCCCTGAAGATCATCCAGGGAGAAAGGTTTCATAATGAATTCCGAAGCCCCTTCTTTCATGGCTTCCACAGCGGTGCTGACGGTCCCGTAAGCGGTAATGAGAATAACCGGCGTTCTGGGTGATATTTTTTTGACACCCTTGAGAACCTCCATTCCCCCCATACGCGGCATGCGCATATCGGTCACCACCACTTCAAAGGGTCGGCCCTGAAACTTCTTCAACGCCTCCGAACCATTGTCAGCCGATTCGACCTCGTAGCCGCATGATTCCAGTGTTTCGGACAAGGCAAGCCGCATGGACGGATCGTCATCGACAATCAGAATTCGTCTTCCTTTATCGATCATATCGACCACCCGTTTCCGTTTTATGCACCTTGGTCCGCACCGCCGCCAAAGGGAAAACCATGCTGAACGAAACCGCACCGCCCGGATCGTTCTCCGCCCGCAAGGATCCCTGATGCAGATCCATGATCTTGCGAATCAGGGCAAAATTCAGGCCTGCGAGCCGTTCGTCCTCTTCGTCAGAATTGAAAAAAAGGCCCATGGGGTCCCCGCAGGCTTTCATCCCGGTTTCGGAAAAACTGATTTGAACGGCCGGTTCGGGACCGCCTTCATCCTGAATCTCTGTCTTGATCAAAACATGTCCTCCTTCGGGCATGCTTTTCAGGGCATTGAGCACCGTGGTCAGAAAAATCCGGCGGATCATCGCCGGATTTCCCCGGATGAGGGGTTCGCGCACGGCATATTCCGCGGAGAGAAAGACATGGCCGCCATCGGCGATCCGATCGGAGTAAAGCAGAAGATCCCTGAGAATCTCATGGAGATTTACCATCTCCATGAGAGGC
This genomic stretch from Deltaproteobacteria bacterium harbors:
- the flgB gene encoding flagellar basal body rod protein FlgB, which produces MDFLFGKTIPMLSSVLSYRAERQKLISANVTNLDTEDYQPQELHFKNRLLAAMTKEQSVNVVRTDRKHLPMPQPSGNEYKVEASAEKVSLDQEMTHLAENQLMYNVTVEILARKFRNISTFLKDVR
- a CDS encoding sigma-54-dependent Fis family transcriptional regulator, with product MIDKGRRILIVDDDPSMRLALSETLESCGYEVESADNGSEALKKFQGRPFEVVVTDMRMPRMGGMEVLKGVKKISPRTPVILITAYGTVSTAVEAMKEGASEFIMKPFSLDDLQGVVKNVLANSPARMNEAASPDISGSSRMDIITQAANMTSLLALMRSIAKSKSSVLIQGESGTGKELFARYIHRHSTRKNRPFIAVNCAAIPHHLLESEMFGHEKGAFTGAVQRKPGRFELAHGGTLLLDEIGDMDIQLQAKLLRVLQEGEVDRLGGREPTPIDVRIIATTNADLKKRIEEKKFREDLFYRLNVIPVHIPPLRERKGDVALLSEYFLKKYGGINEKKKPVLSAGAMQILDAHPWSGNVRELEHVIERSVLICDDEIILPEHLYMDGPIGPAPTEAGTGAEPVPELDVRTCPSGPVTLKEMEKSMIFAALNRVNGNRTKAARILGISVRTMRNKLQEYGGEGIASPCDP